From the genome of Oncorhynchus masou masou isolate Uvic2021 chromosome 15, UVic_Omas_1.1, whole genome shotgun sequence:
TGTCTTATTGATCTCCTTCAAACAGTACGACAATGGGTCCCGGCCGAACTTGGGGGAGGGGGGTCCGTTAGCGGGTGAGGAGGCGGGGGGCGTGGACAAGGGggtgagtgaggagggggagggagagagctggggcGGGGTGAAGCACAGACACCCAGGGAGGGGgtggcatggagggagagagggaggggaggacaagggaaagagagagagacaccatcaACACCTTAAGCACACCACACAGAGAAGACGACACTGCAGCAGTTACCCCTGCAGAAGCCCACAGCCACCGGATCATTCACATAGCGCCACAACAGCCGCACTACAGCCCCAACACCAgcaatgcaacaacaacaacaaaacacaagcCACGATGAAGGGTAGAGTAGAGTGAGCCTACGTGAGGAACAAGGTTGACAGATTGGAGCGGACCAACGGGAGGTTCCATTGGTTAACAGCAATCTGTTCACAGATACATAGGTAGACTGAACTGGGTACAAAGTACACCCTATAGGTCTGGGCCTGGTATACATGCTTGTAATACAGGTAATAAGAAACATGGCAGGTCTCTACGCTGGTGGGAACTACTGAATGTTGGCATGATGGTGTAACCACATGACCAAGTGAGGAGCAGTGAGGGAGAATATAGTCAACTCTACAGGCTGGTTTCTCAGTCACAGATCAGCCTAGACCTACAggagtcctggactaaaaaacaCTAACTAggagctgtttgagtcagtgtTGTGCAGTGGGGAGTGGGGGGGCTTTTTACAAATGACATCCAAAGCTCTTTCTCACAGGCCAATATGAACGTTAACTCTGATCATTACTGAACCACTTCTTTGGGGAGAGCAGGAGCGATGATACAGACCGGTGCATCACATAGACAGGACGGGAGGTAGGCTGGGTGTATTAGAGGAACAGGATTGGACAGCAGTCAGCAGGGTAAGCCAATCAGACATGCAACAGGAGGAACGTGCTggaagagacaggagggaggagagagagagagatacagcagtGGGTAGAGGCCGGCCATGATGTAGGTTAGCTAGGTGTTGGGTTGCTGTACTCTCAACATTCATGTCTAGTTTATTTTTAGTCATTTCAGAGTGGCTCAGGAGGCCTGTTTAAGGGACATCCGATATATTCTAGATCTAGACGGCCTCTAGTGGTCCAACGTTATCTATGATCTCCAATGATGGTGTAGAGAGAACACAGCAAAAATGAGTTCACCTGGAACTAGTCATCCCTCCCTGTCCCAGTATCATACCTGATGGTTGGCATTTCCCAAAGGTGTCATTGTGGTGGTTTGACTGTTAATGTTATAGTCTAGgccagtataatacagtataatagcagTGTGTTTGTAGCGGAAAAGTCAATGTGTTTGTGCCTGTCTGTGCTGATGAAAGCACAAGCTCTGCAGATCGCTGCCTGCCAGTAGAGTTGACCTATTggaaaccagtcagtcagtcacacgtTGCAGAAAGTCAGAGGGGGCATATTCACAGACAGGCCAGGGACACAGCCATGCACATACCAGTTCTAGaaaggtgtctgtgtgtgtgtgtgtgtgtgtgtgtgtgtgtgtgtgtgtgtgtgtgtgtgtgtgtgtgtgtgtgtgtgtgtgtgtgtgttagagagggggCCATGCAGTATGTACATGCAGAGCTCTGGGAACAGGAAAGATTGTGTGTGAGACCACAGCTTCAAGACCATAGTGACAGAGGGAACATCCCTCTAGGGACCACCAGATGCTGTCTCCCTGATTCAGCCCCTCTGCctcaacactgacacacacacactgctcatggTTTATCTACCTGCACCTTGGAGCACTGATCATTTCAAACACTAAGAAATCCACTCATGGGATTAGTCATTCATAGGAGGGAAACAAACTGATTAGGGTATGAATTGCAGATTAGGATAATAATGTCTATTCCTAATTCAGAAAGTCACTCAGCTAGTCAGAACTGAGTCATGGGAGTGGGATGTACCAGGGGTGTAGACTTGTCATTGTGAGGAGGAGTGGTGGTACTGTCAGCCTACCTTACTCTTCTTGCTGAACAGCCAGAACGGTTTGCTCCTGTTCTTGCCCAGCAGCTCCAGGGGGCCTTTGGGTGTACCGAGGGTGCCCAGGCTGCTGTCTGAGGAGGCACGGTTGATGCCCTGACTGTAGTCCTCAAAGTCCAGGTCCCCAGGACGCTCAAAGCCTGACTTGTACTGCTCTATAAGAGCAATGGAGTCCTGCAGGGACAGTAGGTTGGATTACGACAGTGAAACACAGACCAACAAAACCAAAACGTTTCAAAGCATGTGTGTTTCATACCCATTTCCCGAACATTCTTTTGAACTTCATTGGACCGCATGTATCTACGTACGTTACGTTTGTTTTGTAtacattcagtacactacagacGACTCACATTCCTCTCATTGACATTAGTGCCCGCTTTGGTGACGCCCTCCAGACACTTCCCGATAATGGGCATCACGTGCCTCTCCGTGTCTGAGAACAAGACGTAGCCCTGCGCCAGCTTCCTCACCCGCCTCTCATCCATGTCCTGGAGTTTCTATAGGGAGAGGAGGCACATATGGGACGTCACTCAATCAGATCTGCCATGTCTTGGTGCCTGATTAAAGAATAACaacctgcaggcagtcactgattCTGAGGTGCTAGAGGAGCTCCTGAgacttgacccccaaaaaacatctgggtcagtcaatttagaccctttcttctttaaggtcgCTGCCCCTATCGTCGCCAAGCCTCTCGCTCCTTTCTGGGGagattcccattgcttggaaggcagccacgttGTGTCCTTATTTAAAAAAGGGGGAGATCAaactgatcctaactgttacaggcctatttctattttgccctgtttatcaaaagtgttggaaacaCTTGTCAATAaccaactgactggctttcttgatgtactgtatatagtattttATACCAGTATCTCTCTGGTATGAAATCTGTTTTACGCTCAGATTatgatgtgtcactgcaaccttaaaaggtcctaaattatgtcaccattgcccttgattctaagcaatgttgtgctgctatttttattgacttggccaaagcttttgatacgatagaccattccattcttgtgggccggctaatgAGTATTGGTGTCTGAGGGGTCTTTGAGAGGTAGTTAACAAACCAGGCCAAAGAGTGAAGTGTATAAAGCCAGAAAATCTGCTATCTCagtcactgcctgtcaccaagggagtaccccaaggctcgatcctaggccaaaagctcttctcaatttacatcaacaacatagctcaggcagtagaaagctctctcatccatttatatgcagatgatagtattatactcagctggccccttcccggattttgtgttaaatgctctagaACAAAGGTTTCTTAGTGTCGAAGCTTTCTCTATCCtaaaccttgttctgaacacctccaaaacaaaggtcatgtggtttgataagaagaatgcccctcaccccaccggtgtgattactacctctgatggtttaaagcttgaggtagtcatctcaaacaagtacttgggagtatggctagacagtacactgtactgctctcagcacatatcaaagctgcatgctaaagttaaatctagacttggtttcctctatcgtaatctcTTTCAGCCCAgttgccaaactaaccctgattcagatgaccatcctacccatgcgaGACTatggagacatcatttatagatcagcaggtaagggtgctctcgagcggctagatgttctttaccattcggccatcagttttgccaccaatgctccttacaggacacatcactgcactctatactcctctgtaaactggtcatctctgtatacctgtcgcaagacccactggttgatgcttatttataaaaccctcttaggcctcactctcccctatctgagatatctactgcagccctcatcctccacatacaacacccagtctgccagtcacattctgttaaaggtccccaaagcacacacatccctgggtcgctcatcttttcagttcgctgcagctagcgacttgaatgagctgcaacaaacactcaaactggacagttttatctcaatctcttcattcaaagactcaatcatggacactcttactgacagttgtttgtgtgatgtattgttgtctctaccttcttgccctttgtgctgttgtctgtggccaataatgtttgtaccatgttttgtgctgctaccatgttgtgttgttaccacgTTGTTGTCATATTGTATTGTTACCATCcattgctgccttgctatgttgtcgtcttagaTATCTCCTCATGTCATGATGTCTCTCGTTGTTATATGTTATATATAAtttttaaatcccagcccccgtTCCCACAGAAGGTCTTTTGCCTTTTGTTAGGCCATCAtggtaaataacaatttgttcttaactgacttgcttggttaaataaaggttaaataaaacatttaaaaagtcagCTGTGTTTTTAGTGTCTATTGAACCAAATGTTAGAATTTAAAATATTTCCAGCATAAGGAAGGAAAGCTAGGTTAAGGTCAGGATGGATGGGTTAGAGGCTCTGCCTTACGTTGAAGATGAGAGGCATGTCACTGAAGTAGAACTGGCTCTGCTCCTTGTTGTATTTCTGCAGCTGGGCTGCGTAGTCGTTCTTACACTCCTCCGCTATATGTGTCCTCATGTTGGCCTGCTGTTTGGCCTGGACACAGgtaacaaaacaaacacacaggtcaCACACAGGTCGGTCTGGTGGCTCACATTCCACTGTCTAAGGGGAAACAGGACAAGTAGGACAGCTGGATTGTGTTCCGTTCAGGCACACCGTAAGAAAACCTTTTGCAACGGAAAATGAAAACCTGTGTTCTTTTTATTCTGCGTTTGTGTCCTCCTACCTTCTCGACGTCGGCCTTTGTGGCGTTGATGTCCTGGTCAGTTTTCTCGGCATACTGAGCAGCTTTGTCCGCTTCCCGCCACTCCCTCTCAAAACGTTTCTTACtctaaaacacagagagagacagaaacacaccatGTTGATCTTAGCTTACCCAATACTGTGTTCTGTGGGCATTCtttgaatggaatagaatagtctCTACTATTGTGTACAAGCAAGACATCTGCTTCACCCAAGGTTAGTGAACACTTGCCCAATGGCCACTAACACCTGACTTTACTGAATGGGGCTGGAACATCAGTGGTTTAAGTCAGTGGTGCTGAGCCATACAGCGATGAGCAATGGGCTGGAGTGCTGCTAGTTTCTGGTCTCGTTTTGGTTCCCTACCCCTGCTTTTAAAATGAGCTCCTCATCTCTTTTTACTGTATATTACAAATACTGGTCACCTGAATCACCATACACACAACTAGTGAACAAACATCCCTTTCACTGATGTAACAATGACCCCACTTACAGCAGACAAAAAGCAGACAATATGAGAGAGCATTCAGAAACATTTGTCAGCTTTCACCACATTAGACAATGGAGGACAGTGACTGGACAAAACATTGCCCTTTGACtgaacagaaagacagacaagtTGTTCCCTGACAAGGAAAGTATTGGCCTACTGTATAGAGAGGATGTATACATTCGTATTCTAACAACAACGTAGATTTTCCCTTTGGAAGAGGGGAGTTATTGGCAGACGGCCTGACATGTAAACAAACTTACACTGTCGAGCTGCTTATAGGTGCTCTCCAAACTCTGCTGGGATTTCTTGGCCTCTGACAGATGCtgcaaacagacaaacagagagaggacacatgAGACACCAAGAACACTAGAATGATGACATGACTGTCCCTACTGAGACAGGGCCATTGGTATTGGGTACAGAATAAACAACGGCCACCAAAAACCACTGAACAAAACAGATGGTAAACAAatagcagtctgtctgtctgtgggtcatGTCTACTGGGAGACtttaaatgtttgtgtgtgttctatatTCCATTGGGGTTGGACCAAGGCATTCCTCTCCTTTCAAAGGATGACAACATGACAGTTACCACCCCCCTACGAGAGAACCCAAGTAAGGCGACCTTCGTGCCATAACAGAGGAACCTACAAATCTCTGCTAGTCCTTCCTGTCTCCTTCAtactctccctccttttccctagATCCCACCAATCTTCACTCGCCCTCACTATAATAATCAGAGTTTTGAAAtcttccatccttctctctcagtGTGAATCCCTCTCTCACCGTCTTACGCTCCATCTTGAGCTCCTGCAGGTACTTGGTGAGTTCGATGCAGATGTTCATCATCATGTTCTCAGCAATCAGCTCCCTCTGTCCTGCGTAGTCATTCATCTCATTCAGGATGTCCAGGAAGGACTGGTGGTTGGAGAACCTATGGGAGAAGAAGGGGAGTGAAGAGGGGGAGGGacgaggaagggagggaaaggaTACAGAAGAGATGAGATCTGTAATGGATTTGGGCATTGACAGGAAGTTACATACACGGTAGCTTAAATAGCGGTGTTAGCCAGGTAATGATAGGTCCACTACTTCCTTATTCCCGTTTCCCTCTCAGGGGGTATAGTAGCAGTCATTTGCATTGCTCTGCAGGTGCTGGCATAGCCTCTCCAACTACAGTACTATAGACAGGAAAGCAGTTTGAAAACACGTCATTGAAATTACGTCATGTATTGTTGGTGTATTATTTTAGTCAAGCTTTGTTTTCCTTCTCTATGTCTGATTAGGAACTGAAAGTCATGTTGAAGATCACAGCTGGCCTGGGCAGGTACAAATAAAGCACATTTattttatgcacacacacattcattcacacacacaaaagccCACAATAGCTCACCTGCATTCCTGTTCCTCTTTACAGCCTCGTTTAGGATTGTATTTCTTTGTTAGATTTCTGTCAATAttaggagagggggaagatatgGTAAGTAGTCTGGAAGATAGAATATGTCAAAAGCACAGATGCAAACTTAATTATCCTAAATGATAGGAAAACACAATGCATCAAATGAGGGTGTCTATTCAAATCTCAATAAACAAGTTCAAACCTAAATTGGTTACGGTTTGTGTTTAATAGAAATTATTCAATTTAAAAATCAATCCACACCTCTAAGAAACACAATATTTGCTTCTTATAGGCAAGACTGCCCCGGTCCACTGGCACAGTTGATCTTTCCTTtttaatctcaatatcaaatcatttctaggtaacaattacttactgtaaatgtttttaattaaaatggtcaaaaagaaactaGCAAGAACTCTGCTAAGTCTGTGAGTGGTCTGTCTGAGAGTGGTCCGAGAGGAGCCTAATGTGAAGGATGTGTAACCTGAAAGCTAGCTGTTATTGGCCTATTATTAACATCGAGGTCTAAAAAAAAGCACCCAGCCAAACAAACTGAAATTTCAggcagctcttacactaaaagggcattatcataattgtCACAATTTCACTGTATTCTTCCAACCTCAGtggacagatgtgtgtgtgtgtgtggtgtgtgtgtgtgtgtgtgtgtgtgtatagataaataaaacacaggaaatcatgtttgactgcactgcccctttaagggaAAGCCAATGCAAAACTACAGTCAAGAAGAACATTATGTTAAAACAGATCCACTTCTCCTATTCTTCCTTCTTTCATTAGAGCTCTCGCTGACCACATCCTGTCCATCATGTGCCAGTCTgctcccacttcctctcctctccaccagagCCCATCAGCAGATACTGACAGACACACTTGGAGTGAGAGTGAGAAATAGAGAAAAAGGGAGGCAATAATGCAGGCTCAAGCTTGAGAATGATGGCAGTGTTTCTGGGACTGTCTGGGCTGGGGCAATGCCAACAGGGGGAGACAAGTTCAATTCTGCCCCAAACTAGTCATAAGACACCACATACATTTCATAAAACAGCTTTTGAGCACAAACATCAACTGCTGTGGGCACACAGGCAGGAATGAGGCCTGAGGAATGAGGAACCATGAAGAATGAGGCCTACCTCAGCTGCTTGGCATAATTCTGCTCTATCTCCGTCCTCTCCTTCACAAACTTGACATACTTCTCTACCAGTTCCAGCCCGGATTGCGTGTGCTTGTCGATGATGTCATATTGGTCCTGGGGAGAAGGAACacgaaaagagagagaaagagattatgCACGATGCACACGAGATGGATGATATCTAATGGTGATGAGCTAAGAATGACAGGGCATGCTCCATCGGATGAGTGACGTCATCTAAAAGAACGCTGGATATTAATCAGTCTGAAGGAACATGTCGTTTACAGACTGTTGATACTGAATCTCAAGTCACCATATCTACCCAAATGTTATGGCTTCCAAGAATTCTCTACATATGCACAACCCTTAACTCCCGGCCTTGAGATGCTAAATCATCCTGCTGctaaagagagggggaagagggggaaaaaGTTGGaaaagggcaagagagagagcaagaggacaCAGGGAGGACAACCTTTTACCGACAGGAAATAGGAAACCCTCCACTCTTGCACTTCCTGTAGTACGTAGACTCAGTAGAAACATCCCAAATATGAATTGCATATAAATTGCATACATCACCTTTAAAAGGCCAAAAATTGGCTAAAAGAAATCTTCATAAATTTAAAAACATACCAGTTTAATTTGAGGACCAAAATGTTGACAGCGGTGCCATACAGATTGTAAAATAGAAAAGATTTGATGTACTGATTCTATGTCACATGGTTTTGAActgatacaaaaaaaaaaaaaaaaacaacacttgatTCAATAAGAAAATTATGTCtaaaattcttgccaccaacagaatGTTAGGTATATAGGGCATACAATCATCTCAGCTCTGCAGATTGTGCTGCGAAGAGACAGTATCATTAGATTATTCTGGTATTGCCCCCATTGTTTCTGGTCACGGGTTCAGGAATGGTTGAAAAATCACAACATTTACCTCAAATTAACCCTACAAATAGCACTGTTGGGAGATTcggaaagccatagtcaatcaacaATATAATAGTTTCAATAAAAATATTAATCTTTTAACTTACAATCTGTATATACTATGTGATTAAGAAGGTTCAGAATCTAGGCGAAACATCACAACACAGTTGAAATCAAGTTGAGGGCGCATGCAATTAGcctgctgactgcagaaatgtccaccagagctgttgccagagaatttaatgttcatttctctaccataagctgcttccaacatcattttagagaatttggcagtacgtccaaccggcctcgcaaccactccagcccaggacccatccagcttcttcacatgCAGGATCGCCGGGTGTGTGTTGAGGAGGGGGTGCTGAGGactgtttctgtctgtaataaagccctatTGTTTGAAatactcattctgattggctgggcctggctccccagtgggtgatCAAATGGCCACTGGACATAACACGGACAccaccccctccatttgtttgtacattgcatagataataaacagcgagtagcagcataGCCACTTCACACCTGCCTATAATtcacaaatgacctcgactaacctgtacgcacactgactcggtaccccccgTATATGGCTTCGTTATTGTGGTACTTGTTATtatgttttactttagtttacttggtaaatatttccttgactcttcttgaactgcattgttagttacaggcttgtaagttagcatttcacggtaaggtctacactttaTTCGGCGCATGAGACAAATGAAGTTTAATTtgatgccctcccaggcccacccatggctgcactactgcccagtcatgtgaaatccagagattagagcctaatgcatttatttcaattgattcacttccttatatgaactgtaactccgtcaaatctttgaaatagtTAGAATGGTGAgttgatatttttgttcggtgtatATTCTTGCTGTGTAACTACTGTGAAGAAAAGAAAAGATGAGTGCCATGTATGTGTATATAATgtacaaaacaaatcaaatgctGTAAAAACAATGTTTATTTTTGTCATCGGAAGAGGGTGATGGATGGGCGAAACAAAAACGCACTAAAACGTAACGCATCGTTATTTGGTTTTCCCTACACTTCAAAAGCAAAAACACAGTCAACTCGCAGAAGAAAAAGGAAATAGGCTTGCTACCACACATATCATGAACAGAAATTCCCACACTTTGATATGCAGTGAGGAGTCttcgtctctcttctcttcagttCCTTTTTTGGCTGGGTGCTTTATGGCCACTTCAAGCACAGACAAGCCTGTTAGAGAGTGAGGATGATATCAAGGAACAGCCAATCCTCCCTCCGAACACCTCCAAGCCCTCTGTAGTTACAGTATGGAGGCGGGCCGTCTATGGGAAGAGATTCCTGTCATGTTGGGCCATGTTCTTGACCCATCCTACCCCTTCAAAGGGCACACAAAAAgagagtgaacaaataacacctACAGCCTTTTATTTGAGAAGAACACGTAACACATGAACATGTGGGCTTGTATGAAACATTGCGAGCAACTtgctgtatgtgtgcgtgtgtgtaacagGGAGGACTTATTTTTAGAAGtctgatcaaatgttttggggcAGGAAAATGAGGGCCACAGCACACAGTGTGCTCTTTTTGTGTTCACCCTAAACACCACCAAGAGACAAGGAGAGAACATTGGTTTTCATTCCAGTTTCACAAAGTTCTCCTGTCTTAGCGGTTAAGATCCAATATAAAGTTTCAGTAAGCTAGGACATTCAGTTGGGCTTTTCATTAGCATACTGTGAGCTTCATGATAGCATTTAGGACACACGGACACAGCAAAGAACAGTAATCTTCCAAAGACTGTAGGCCTATCCATCCATGTTGGCCCTGCCTCAAACCAGCAGCCTGTGTCTTCTACCTCCACCCCCCAACTACAGACAGATTACAAGTTAAAGGCATCACCCTGTACATGGGAAGTCATCCTGCTCAGTGGTGgcaaaagtacccaattttcatacttgagtaatagaaaatgactcaagtaaaattgaaagtcacccagtaaaatactacttcagtaaaaggTTAAAAGTACTTAGTTTATCAAAAAGCatcaaaagtaaaaaaataaaaaaatacaattttaggaagcaaaccagatggcaccattttcttgtttttttaaatgtatttacttACAGAAAGCCAGGGGCATgtgccaacactcagacataatttacaattgaagcatgtgtttagtgagttctccagatcagaggctgttcTCTTAATACATGTGTGAattagtacttttgggtgtctggGAAAATGGATGGAGTAAAAAGttcacattttctttaggaatggagTGAAGTAAAATTAGCcagaaatataaatagtaaagcacAGATACCTCCAAAAACTTCTTAAGTAGTACTTCCAAGTATTTTTACACCAATGATACTGCTCCACGACCATGAAGAATGTTTCCTGCCTTAGTCACTGTCTTTCATGATCTTTATAAAAAGGGCCCGCCTGCCATGCTACATTTTTTTACAGTCCTGGATTGTGGAACACACACAGAGCCTGTCCTCACTCAGTCACACTGATCTTACACACTGAACACTAGGTGCCTAAAATAACTGCTGGATTAACGGCAAGGAAAGCAGGGGACAGATGCCACAGATCAGGCAGCACAGTTGGCCACGAACGTTACTGGCCAAACACAATCACAACCAATTAGGCAGTCTGGACAATGTGGCGAGAGAAGGAATGAATGTTTGCCAATAGTCTCCCTCACACATAAATACAAACATATGAAAACCTGGTTAGATCTGTGTGCAAATTGAACTCATTCTCTCACAATCAATTTCACTAGTAGTATGGTCTAAACCTGAGAGAAGGTACAGTAAACTACCAGCTAATAAAATCTGTTTTCAGAGGAAAGTAGAGGTTTGAAGAAATGTCTCTTGGGTTAAAAAGTGAAACAGATGTGACAAATATATCcatataaataaatacaagagCATGGAGAGATGAGATGTTTTGAGTTCATTAAATGAGGTCAAACCTAATTAGGTTGCTGGTGCTCCATGCAGCGCAGCACTGAGGATGGAAaggggacaggaggaagagagagaggcccagGGGGAACATGGGTAATGAGGTCAGAACCTACCgtcccaccctcctctctgtaATGCTCCATTTACATACTCActatgtgggtgtgggtgggtgtgtgtgtaggaggtcAGATCACTGGGTGGGTGGTGGAGTAGCCATAGCCTAGCTCTCAGATAAACAGTGTAGCAACATTGAGGGGCAGTGTGTTCTCGGCCTGATTTTCTAGTGAAAAGACTGCTTGTTTCTCTGTTTGTCTTGTCCATTGTGTCGCCTACCAGCTACCACTGTAACTCACTCTTGTGCACATTGGCTGGGGAATCCATGACAACCGGTGGCAGTCAAAAGAGGTTGAAATCAACTCATTATGCTCATTAAAACCATGTGAGATCGATGAGCGAGAGCAAAGATCCATCCAGCTATCTATGTTAAAAAGTGAGCTATTGCTTGTtgtcacacagtactttagtggGCACCAATCCTGGTCCTGGAAAGCAAGTGTACACTACAGTGTTTTCCCAGGCTATTTTAAACTCCTCAATGAAGGTATTGGTTGTCAGTAATTAGCCTAGTTGGCAAACCCTCTCTCCAGGACTAGAGTTGGGCTGGTGACCTCTGGCATGCTCAGTACAGTGCATTGTTGAAATGTTGAAAACATTGAAGGATCTGGAGTAAATGTGCCATCATGTAACTGATATCATTCAATATGTCAACTTCAAGTCAATGGTTGGTGACAATATAAGTTGCAGAAGAAAATGTATTTGGAGCAAAATGACTACAGGGCTCAAGCAGCCATGCCCATGAGACTGTGCTCCATCCATGCGCGCAGTGGGCAGCAAGAGGCAAAAGGGTCCTATTTCTGGGAATCAAGTAACGCCCAACTGTGGGACAAAATGTTGCGGGCATAGCCCTCCCAAAAGTGGACACTTCCTTAGGACAAAACTAGTCTTGGGGCGTCAATGAAATTCACGTGAGTAAAAAACGTCCTCGGCCCTAGACCTTCTGAATGTTTGGCAGTTTGTGCACAACAATCTGGGTCATAAGCTTTTTCTTGAGAAATTAAACATTGACTTGAACTTGGCTAGTTAGTTAATAGCataatgatctgagagacaagacaCCAGCTGCTTTGTTCTTCAGGGTCCCCAATGACAGCAGTTTGATTTGAGTTACAAATCGTGCTACAACTTATGTACCTGCATTTACAcagacagcccaattctgatcttttgcccatttatggaagggggaggggggacttATATGCAGATTCAGGAATGCACACATGCAGGAACACCACAAATTGCGTGCTGCAATTACACACACTTAAAATTATgggcaaaaaaaaaaactgatCTGATTGTGCAAAGGACAAATTAgtgaaaaatatcagaattggactGCCTGTATAAACAGCATCACATTTGTATCTGTTCAGAGAGTGACATGCTGGTCCAACTCAAGGTGTCAAAAAAATAATATGGacccatccaattggcgacagattttcatgtgaatattctaaaattaGGTAACATTTTTATTTACCAGACATTTGAGAACTT
Proteins encoded in this window:
- the LOC135555598 gene encoding cdc42-interacting protein 4 homolog isoform X4, translating into MDWGTDLWDQYDIIDKHTQSGLELVEKYVKFVKERTEIEQNYAKQLRNLTKKYNPKRGCKEEQECRFSNHQSFLDILNEMNDYAGQRELIAENMMMNICIELTKYLQELKMERKTHLSEAKKSQQSLESTYKQLDSSKKRFEREWREADKAAQYAEKTDQDINATKADVEKAKQQANMRTHIAEECKNDYAAQLQKYNKEQSQFYFSDMPLIFNKLQDMDERRVRKLAQGYVLFSDTERHVMPIIGKCLEGVTKAGTNVNERNDSIALIEQYKSGFERPGDLDFEDYSQGINRASSDSSLGTLGTPKGPLELLGKNRSKPFWLFSKKSKPTVTEDFGHLPPEQRRKRLQQKLHDIGKELQKEVDQSEALEKMKDVYEKNPQMGDPASLSPQINQTAQNMERLRLELSKYESWLTEAGRRGDLMLKRDTLPEDALSYRSHSNNNEPYSPDGTHSEEGTPDPSQAIYAEFDDDFEEEEELVAPIGQCTAMYNFPGASEGTITMQEGEVLSVVEEDKGDGWTRVRRANGNEGYIPTSYVSISLSK
- the LOC135555598 gene encoding cdc42-interacting protein 4 homolog isoform X1 yields the protein MDWGTDLWDQYDIIDKHTQSGLELVEKYVKFVKERTEIEQNYAKQLRNLTKKYNPKRGCKEEQECRFSNHQSFLDILNEMNDYAGQRELIAENMMMNICIELTKYLQELKMERKTHLSEAKKSQQSLESTYKQLDSSKKRFEREWREADKAAQYAEKTDQDINATKADVEKAKQQANMRTHIAEECKNDYAAQLQKYNKEQSQFYFSDMPLIFNKLQDMDERRVRKLAQGYVLFSDTERHVMPIIGKCLEGVTKAGTNVNERNDSIALIEQYKSGFERPGDLDFEDYSQGINRASSDSSLGTLGTPKGPLELLGKNRSKPFWLFSKKSKLSPSPSSLTPLSTPPASSPANGPPSPKFGRDPLSYCLKEINKTVKPRISSFRTLGRMRLTPERIIVMPTVTEDFGHLPPEQRRKRLQQKLHDIGKELQKEVDQSEALEKMKDVYEKNPQMGDPASLSPQINQTAQNMERLRLELSKYESWLTEAGRRGDLMLKRDTLPEDALSYRSHSNNNEPYSPDGTHSEEGTPDPSQAIYAEFDDDFEEEEELVAPIGQCTAMYNFPGASEGTITMQEGEVLSVVEEDKGDGWTRVRRANGNEGYIPTSYVSISLSK
- the LOC135555598 gene encoding cdc42-interacting protein 4 homolog isoform X2; its protein translation is MDWGTDLWDQYDIIDKHTQSGLELVEKYVKFVKERTEIEQNYAKQLRNLTKKYNPKRGCKEEQECRFSNHQSFLDILNEMNDYAGQRELIAENMMMNICIELTKYLQELKMERKTHLSEAKKSQQSLESTYKQLDSSKKRFEREWREADKAAQYAEKTDQDINATKADVEKAKQQANMRTHIAEECKNDYAAQLQKYNKEQSQFYFSDMPLIFNKLQDMDERRVRKLAQGYVLFSDTERHVMPIIGKCLEGVTKAGTNVNERNDSIALIEQYKSGFERPGDLDFEDYSQGINRASSDSSLGTLGTPKGPLELLGKNRSKPFWLFSKKSKLSPSPSSLTPLSTPPASSPANGPPSPKFGRDPLSYCLKEINKTVKPRISSFRTLGRMPTVTEDFGHLPPEQRRKRLQQKLHDIGKELQKEVDQSEALEKMKDVYEKNPQMGDPASLSPQINQTAQNMERLRLELSKYESWLTEAGRRGDLMLKRDTLPEDALSYRSHSNNNEPYSPDGTHSEEGTPDPSQAIYAEFDDDFEEEEELVAPIGQCTAMYNFPGASEGTITMQEGEVLSVVEEDKGDGWTRVRRANGNEGYIPTSYVSISLSK